From Spartobacteria bacterium, a single genomic window includes:
- a CDS encoding prepilin-type N-terminal cleavage/methylation domain-containing protein → MKRSLARIRKHDNTQGFTLIEIMIVVAIIGLLTSIAIPSFLHVREKTMERTQQTNCRQIEAAIARYAMDVGATNGQLFVWNTFKSYLRQQDLNSYTVASAIPDATTFLVGGTVNYE, encoded by the coding sequence ATGAAGAGATCATTGGCCCGCATTAGAAAACATGACAACACCCAGGGCTTTACGCTGATCGAGATTATGATTGTCGTGGCCATCATCGGATTGTTAACCTCCATCGCCATCCCCTCGTTTCTGCACGTCAGGGAAAAGACAATGGAAAGAACCCAACAAACGAACTGCCGTCAAATTGAAGCGGCTATAGCACGGTACGCGATGGATGTGGGTGCAACCAACGGCCAGCTCTTCGTGTGGAATACGTTTAAATCCTACCTGCGACAGCAGGATTTAAACTCCTATACAGTAGCTTCCGCCATTCCCGATGCCACAACATTTCTTGTCGGCGGCACCGTCAATTACGAATAG
- a CDS encoding chemotaxis response regulator protein-glutamate methylesterase has protein sequence MAIPPQNIRVLIVDDSAVVRQVFSAHLGQEADMDVVGTAPDPYVARDKIVSLKPDVLVLDVEMPRMDGISFLRKLMHYYPMPVIVVSSLTPKGGVVALEAIDAGAVDVMCKPGESYSVKDMSVELAEKIRAASRVSRTLMKRNVQARADEGVDRLRLSMTQTTNKVVAIGASTGGTQAIQHVLQMLPHNAPGIVVVQHMPEHFTSSFADRLNTMCAMEVREACDGDSVRPGLVLIAPGNHHMVLRRSGARYRVEVCGGPRVCRQRPSVEVLFKSVAKYAGANSIGVILTGMGSDGAQGLRSIRNAGGFTVAQDEASCIVFGMPKEAVACGGACVVKPLTAIAAAILDNAQ, from the coding sequence ATGGCTATACCGCCCCAAAATATTCGTGTTCTCATTGTGGATGATTCAGCAGTCGTACGGCAGGTTTTTTCTGCGCACCTTGGTCAGGAGGCGGACATGGATGTCGTGGGTACCGCGCCGGATCCCTATGTTGCCAGAGATAAAATTGTTTCACTGAAACCCGATGTGCTGGTGCTCGATGTTGAAATGCCGCGCATGGACGGGATTTCTTTTCTGCGCAAGCTGATGCATTACTATCCTATGCCCGTCATCGTTGTGTCGTCGTTAACCCCGAAGGGTGGTGTGGTGGCACTGGAGGCGATAGATGCTGGTGCCGTTGACGTTATGTGCAAACCGGGCGAGAGCTATTCCGTGAAAGATATGTCGGTTGAACTGGCAGAGAAAATCAGGGCGGCGTCCAGGGTGTCGCGCACCTTGATGAAGCGTAATGTGCAGGCCCGTGCGGATGAAGGCGTGGATCGGCTTAGACTGAGTATGACGCAGACGACCAACAAAGTGGTGGCGATCGGTGCCTCTACAGGCGGTACGCAGGCGATTCAGCATGTGTTACAAATGTTACCGCACAATGCCCCCGGGATTGTGGTGGTGCAGCATATGCCCGAGCATTTTACCTCTTCCTTTGCCGATCGCTTGAACACAATGTGCGCCATGGAAGTTCGGGAGGCTTGTGACGGCGATTCGGTTCGACCGGGTCTGGTACTGATCGCACCTGGAAATCATCATATGGTTCTGCGTCGAAGCGGGGCCCGGTATCGTGTCGAGGTGTGCGGCGGACCGCGCGTGTGCCGCCAGCGTCCCAGTGTCGAAGTCTTGTTTAAATCAGTGGCAAAATATGCTGGAGCCAACAGTATCGGCGTCATTTTGACGGGTATGGGATCTGATGGTGCGCAGGGATTGCGATCCATTCGTAATGCCGGCGGGTTTACCGTGGCTCAGGATGAAGCCAGTTGTATTGTTTTTGGTATGCCGAAGGAAGCCGTTGCCTGTGGTGGTGCCTGTGTCGTAAAACCGCTGACAGCTATTGCTGCGGCAATACTGGATAACGCGCAGTAA
- a CDS encoding chemotaxis protein CheA, with amino-acid sequence MCGTRKSVSGLMNNNKEEMLNQLAEQILLIDREDAQEWSSLCLAVNALSESYEQGSVESKRVADVCGRIGGSIVDDSIDRHEIISEAAELIEMLQQSLKEERPMVATPVKSTEDDAEPVQFKYNQMVDDELFASFVEQQHTGLQQLEELILDYENTTSASSLDGIRRLIHTMKGEAGVVGIDRLQQSCHIFEDYLLDYAESLSSDLLLTMKDWLLETISDCAKKQTSRDPQLLKQLIADFVGDSRPIEPEAPDSTVVSEASEEQVLAFMKGTYPVNEIDLARDFIVESQDLLEAADAGLMQLENDPGNTEVVGDVFRSLHTIKGVSGFLALDPISVLSHDAETILDDIRKKKKNFEGLLVDLLFASLDMLKNMMQDLQQAISSDHLFHTRPDFDILLHKLRKVNEGSAAKSVVSAAAPSVPEKNIDQPVSPPSIPPAEPSEAGMEPQSAKMENMQTPPDYQAAVPSFVKIDAARLDLLIDTIGELVIAEAIVGQDPDIRRIKSLRLERNMGHLNKISRTLQDMSMAMRMTPIDATFRKMARLVRDLAKKSGKRIEFSMHGQETELDRGIVEKLGDPLMHMIRNAVDHGVESAEQREAAGKSAQAHVLLNAFHQGGNIHIQVKDDGFGLDRDAIVAKALKKELITSAENLSDADVYAMIFEAGFSTASKVTEISGRGVGMDVVRRNIESLRGKIMIDTAKGVGTTFTIVLPLTTAIIDGMVVRVGNEHYIVPTLSIVESFRPGGDSVKTIKGKGEVLSFRDDILPVVRISRVFEIGQAIETVSEALVMVVEDTGRKIALVVDELLGQQQTVIKSLGDTLGVLPGIAGASIMSDGRPGLILDVSGLTKLAMENKQGISVRTDGARDDSV; translated from the coding sequence ATGTGTGGAACTAGAAAGAGCGTAAGCGGCCTTATGAATAACAATAAAGAAGAAATGCTCAACCAGCTGGCTGAGCAAATTTTACTCATTGATCGTGAAGATGCACAGGAATGGTCTAGTTTATGCCTTGCTGTCAACGCGTTATCCGAATCATACGAGCAGGGGAGCGTTGAATCAAAACGTGTGGCAGACGTGTGCGGACGGATTGGAGGCTCTATCGTCGATGATTCCATCGACCGGCATGAAATTATCAGCGAGGCCGCCGAACTCATTGAGATGCTGCAGCAGTCACTGAAAGAAGAGCGGCCCATGGTCGCCACGCCGGTGAAATCGACAGAAGACGATGCAGAGCCGGTACAGTTCAAATACAATCAGATGGTCGATGATGAACTGTTTGCATCCTTTGTTGAACAGCAGCATACGGGACTCCAGCAGCTGGAAGAGCTGATTCTCGATTACGAGAACACCACATCCGCATCCAGTTTAGACGGGATTCGCAGGCTGATTCATACCATGAAAGGGGAAGCGGGGGTGGTCGGGATTGATCGACTGCAGCAGTCGTGTCATATTTTTGAAGATTATTTGCTGGATTATGCGGAATCGCTCAGTTCCGATCTTTTACTAACCATGAAAGACTGGTTGCTTGAGACCATCTCGGATTGTGCAAAAAAGCAAACCTCAAGGGATCCGCAGCTTCTGAAACAATTGATTGCTGATTTTGTAGGTGACAGCCGGCCGATTGAGCCCGAGGCTCCTGATTCCACAGTTGTATCTGAAGCCTCGGAGGAGCAGGTGCTGGCTTTTATGAAAGGGACATACCCTGTAAACGAGATCGATTTAGCCAGAGATTTTATCGTCGAATCGCAGGATTTACTGGAAGCAGCCGATGCGGGACTGATGCAGCTGGAGAATGATCCGGGTAATACGGAAGTGGTGGGGGATGTCTTTCGCTCGCTGCATACCATCAAAGGGGTGTCGGGATTTCTGGCACTGGATCCGATTAGTGTGCTTTCCCATGATGCGGAAACGATTCTTGATGATATTCGCAAGAAGAAAAAAAACTTCGAAGGGCTGCTCGTCGATTTGCTGTTTGCCTCATTGGACATGTTAAAGAACATGATGCAGGATCTGCAGCAGGCGATCAGCAGCGATCATCTTTTTCATACACGTCCCGATTTCGACATATTGCTGCATAAATTGCGCAAGGTAAATGAGGGTTCCGCTGCAAAATCCGTGGTATCGGCGGCCGCGCCATCCGTCCCTGAGAAAAACATAGATCAACCGGTTTCTCCACCGTCTATTCCGCCTGCCGAGCCATCGGAGGCCGGTATGGAACCGCAGTCTGCCAAAATGGAGAATATGCAGACGCCCCCGGATTATCAGGCCGCAGTCCCGTCCTTTGTAAAAATCGACGCGGCCCGTTTAGATTTATTGATCGATACCATCGGCGAACTGGTTATTGCAGAGGCCATTGTAGGGCAGGATCCGGACATTCGCCGGATCAAGTCATTGCGTCTGGAGCGCAACATGGGGCATCTCAATAAAATATCCCGAACCTTGCAGGACATGAGCATGGCGATGCGGATGACTCCGATTGATGCAACCTTTCGTAAAATGGCGCGTCTGGTGCGGGATTTGGCAAAAAAATCAGGCAAACGCATCGAATTCAGCATGCATGGTCAGGAAACGGAGCTGGATCGGGGTATCGTTGAAAAACTGGGTGATCCGTTGATGCACATGATACGTAATGCGGTCGATCACGGTGTGGAGTCCGCTGAACAGCGGGAGGCTGCCGGAAAGTCAGCGCAGGCACATGTTCTGCTCAATGCCTTTCATCAGGGAGGGAATATTCACATTCAGGTGAAAGATGATGGATTTGGCCTGGATCGTGACGCGATTGTAGCCAAGGCACTGAAAAAAGAATTGATCACGTCGGCAGAGAATTTATCGGACGCCGATGTATACGCCATGATTTTTGAAGCGGGCTTTTCTACGGCCAGCAAGGTTACGGAGATCAGCGGGCGCGGTGTAGGGATGGATGTGGTGCGCCGAAATATTGAAAGCCTGCGCGGAAAAATCATGATCGACACAGCGAAAGGCGTCGGCACAACATTTACCATCGTCCTGCCGCTTACGACGGCGATTATTGACGGCATGGTCGTTCGCGTGGGCAACGAACACTACATTGTACCCACGTTGTCTATTGTTGAATCATTCCGTCCCGGCGGCGATTCAGTGAAGACCATAAAAGGAAAAGGGGAAGTACTGTCTTTCCGGGACGACATTCTACCGGTTGTGCGCATTTCGAGAGTCTTTGAAATCGGTCAGGCCATTGAAACCGTGTCCGAGGCATTGGTTATGGTGGTGGAAGATACCGGCCGGAAAATTGCACTGGTGGTGGATGAGCTGCTGGGACAGCAGCAAACTGTTATTAAAAGTCTGGGCGATACGTTGGGTGTGCTGCCGGGCATCGCCGGGGCAAGCATTATGTCGGATGGCCGTCCCGGGCTGATTCTCGATGTGAGCGGATTAACAAAACTGGCGATGGAAAACAAGCAGGGCATAAGTGTTCGGACGGACGGAGCACGGGATGATTCCGTCTAA
- a CDS encoding methyltransferase domain-containing protein encodes MFRCFADLVYEQAGITLGPQKDSMVSSRVRKRLRRLGMTRFEEYYEYVCADTSGNELVELLNVISTNVTHFYREAEHFNFLHRLLEEWEAQGQHRFRIWCAASSTGEEPYTLAMTVSEALRDVSDVRILATDISTKVIQHAREGIYREKSLSKVPKALKIKYLSSIRNTDTYQVRPPLKSMVTFARLNLVHAPYPMQGPFDVVFCRNVMIYFDNPMRVRLLEECWRLLKDGGYLMVGHAESLSGLLSNFRNIAPAVYRKG; translated from the coding sequence ATGTTTCGATGTTTTGCTGATCTGGTGTATGAACAGGCTGGGATCACGTTGGGGCCTCAAAAGGATTCTATGGTGTCATCTCGGGTTCGGAAACGACTTCGGCGGTTGGGGATGACGCGTTTTGAAGAGTATTACGAGTATGTCTGTGCCGATACCAGCGGCAATGAACTAGTGGAGTTGCTCAACGTTATTTCTACCAATGTGACCCATTTTTATCGCGAGGCGGAACACTTTAATTTTCTGCACCGTTTATTAGAAGAGTGGGAAGCACAGGGACAGCATCGTTTTCGTATCTGGTGTGCGGCGTCATCCACGGGCGAAGAGCCCTATACATTGGCCATGACGGTATCGGAGGCCCTGCGTGATGTTTCGGATGTGCGCATTTTAGCTACCGATATTTCTACAAAGGTGATTCAGCATGCCCGCGAGGGAATATATAGAGAGAAATCATTGTCAAAAGTTCCTAAAGCATTAAAAATTAAGTATTTATCCTCTATAAGGAACACGGATACCTATCAGGTGCGGCCCCCGTTGAAATCCATGGTGACCTTTGCCAGACTGAATTTGGTGCATGCACCCTATCCGATGCAGGGGCCTTTTGATGTGGTTTTTTGTAGAAATGTAATGATCTATTTTGATAATCCTATGCGGGTGAGGTTACTTGAAGAGTGCTGGCGGTTGTTGAAAGATGGTGGTTACTTGATGGTGGGACATGCGGAAAGTCTGTCGGGATTGCTGTCCAATTTTCGCAATATAGCCCCTGCGGTGTATAGGAAAGGCTGA
- a CDS encoding response regulator, whose translation MAYNVLIVDDSVIIRTVLERTLRIAGIDVGDVLHAENGIKALEHLEKEWIDIVFADINMPEMNGVELIEAMSKLGYLESIPVVVVTTERNMDRVKELKDKGVRAYMNKPFTPEAIRDTVFSIMNGAGVPEKGGDKQDE comes from the coding sequence ATGGCATATAATGTATTAATCGTAGATGATTCCGTCATTATTCGCACTGTGCTGGAGAGAACGCTACGCATTGCGGGGATTGATGTCGGGGATGTGCTGCACGCCGAAAATGGAATCAAGGCATTGGAGCATCTGGAGAAGGAGTGGATCGACATCGTATTTGCCGATATCAATATGCCGGAAATGAACGGGGTCGAACTGATCGAAGCAATGAGTAAGCTGGGGTATCTTGAATCCATTCCAGTGGTCGTTGTTACGACGGAAAGAAATATGGATCGGGTTAAAGAATTGAAAGACAAAGGTGTTCGCGCCTATATGAATAAGCCGTTCACGCCCGAAGCGATAAGAGATACGGTCTTTAGCATTATGAATGGTGCCGGCGTGCCTGAAAAAGGAGGGGACAAACAAGATGAGTGA
- a CDS encoding HDOD domain-containing protein, whose translation MSADYIRRDILEKIRSIPVLQPVCEKIVTCLSNPDIGFDKVSELMRYDPAMTANILKMANSAGFGASREIQSLQAAFVRIGAKRLLQLVVAHQMVPMVNEALPGYGLEKQEFLRHCVWVALASEDLAYVLKVKNAELLFTAGLLHDLGKTVTGTYVQEHRAHIIEEAEKRHVAFDLAEMHVLGINHPEAGAVMLENWSFPREIITCVRRHHEPAMAEEFRSSVDVVHVADILAYSQGIGAGLDAFQYHVDEAVLDRLKVRTLILEQVAARTVEKMEMLQKSLDLL comes from the coding sequence ATGAGCGCAGATTATATACGAAGAGATATCTTGGAAAAAATACGGAGTATCCCCGTATTGCAGCCCGTATGTGAAAAAATTGTTACGTGTTTGTCCAATCCTGATATTGGCTTTGATAAAGTGTCCGAACTGATGCGATACGACCCTGCCATGACCGCTAATATATTAAAAATGGCCAATTCCGCAGGGTTTGGGGCTTCTCGGGAAATTCAATCGCTGCAGGCAGCTTTCGTTCGAATAGGAGCCAAACGGTTGCTTCAGCTGGTGGTGGCGCATCAAATGGTGCCGATGGTGAATGAAGCACTGCCTGGCTACGGATTGGAAAAGCAGGAGTTTCTTCGCCATTGTGTCTGGGTGGCACTGGCATCTGAAGATTTGGCATATGTGCTGAAGGTAAAGAATGCCGAATTGCTTTTTACAGCGGGATTGCTGCATGATTTAGGCAAAACCGTCACGGGTACCTATGTTCAGGAACACCGTGCGCACATCATAGAGGAAGCCGAAAAGCGTCATGTGGCGTTTGATTTGGCGGAGATGCATGTGTTGGGCATTAACCATCCGGAGGCGGGGGCGGTGATGCTGGAAAACTGGTCTTTCCCTCGCGAAATTATTACCTGCGTGCGTCGTCATCATGAACCGGCCATGGCAGAAGAATTTAGAAGTTCAGTGGACGTGGTTCATGTGGCAGATATTCTGGCTTACAGTCAGGGAATCGGAGCGGGATTGGATGCGTTTCAGTATCATGTAGACGAGGCGGTACTTGATCGGCTGAAAGTAAGAACACTGATCCTTGAACAGGTGGCCGCACGCACCGTTGAAAAAATGGAAATGCTTCAGAAATCACTGGATTTGCTGTGA
- the nadC gene encoding carboxylating nicotinate-nucleotide diphosphorylase: MIVDEVENYFPEGQQALVKMALDEDLGERGDITSIAMIDSGKQGEAVLLAKETCVVSGGPLARMVFQMVDARIEVTTLVPDGCEVTAGTNILSVRGPVQSLLTAERTALNFMQRLSGVATMTRTFTCITEPFGTKILDTRKTTPGMRLLEKYAVRCGGGSNHRMGLYDRVLIKDNHRAMWAEQQRGDLGEAVRHARDMFSDVMIEIEVETVDELRQALPMKPEWVLLDNMGPEKLRECVDLCKGICLTEASGGITLANVKDIAASGVDAISLGCLTHSAPSVDLSLEMV; this comes from the coding sequence ATGATTGTGGATGAAGTGGAGAACTATTTTCCTGAAGGCCAGCAGGCACTGGTTAAAATGGCACTGGATGAAGATTTGGGGGAGCGTGGCGATATCACCTCTATCGCGATGATTGATTCTGGTAAACAGGGGGAAGCGGTCTTACTGGCAAAGGAAACCTGTGTCGTCAGCGGTGGACCGCTGGCGCGGATGGTGTTTCAGATGGTGGATGCCCGTATTGAAGTCACAACACTGGTTCCCGATGGCTGTGAGGTCACTGCCGGAACCAATATTTTATCGGTACGCGGGCCTGTGCAGTCGTTGTTAACTGCCGAGCGGACCGCATTGAATTTTATGCAGCGCCTGTCCGGTGTGGCCACTATGACCCGAACCTTTACCTGCATTACGGAACCCTTTGGCACAAAAATTCTGGATACGCGGAAAACGACACCCGGGATGCGGCTGTTGGAAAAATACGCGGTGCGTTGCGGCGGTGGCTCCAATCATCGCATGGGATTGTATGACCGCGTCTTAATTAAAGACAATCACCGCGCTATGTGGGCGGAACAGCAGCGGGGTGATCTGGGTGAAGCCGTTCGTCATGCCAGAGATATGTTTTCTGATGTCATGATCGAGATTGAAGTCGAAACCGTCGACGAACTGCGGCAGGCGTTGCCCATGAAACCGGAATGGGTTCTTCTAGATAATATGGGGCCGGAAAAACTGCGGGAATGTGTGGATCTCTGCAAAGGCATCTGCCTGACGGAAGCTTCGGGCGGTATTACGCTGGCCAATGTGAAGGATATTGCGGCCAGCGGAGTGGATGCCATTTCTCTCGGCTGTCTGACGCATTCCGCACCATCGGTCGACCTGTCGCTGGAAATGGTCTGA
- a CDS encoding chemotaxis protein CheD, translating to MSTIIVDIAQMQISANPEDRLITYSLGSCIGVTVYDPVACVGGLIHCMLPLSSVDRNKAELKPAMFVDTGIPMLLREIFALGARKNSLIIKVAGGSQVLDKQGMFRIGERNYTVFRKVLWKNGLLTAAEDVGGDISRTMSLSMKTGDVVLKTQGQERLL from the coding sequence ATGAGCACGATAATCGTTGACATTGCACAAATGCAAATCAGTGCCAATCCGGAAGATCGGCTTATTACCTATTCGCTGGGATCCTGTATAGGGGTCACGGTGTATGATCCGGTTGCGTGTGTGGGCGGGCTCATTCACTGCATGCTGCCTTTGTCCTCTGTAGATCGCAATAAAGCAGAGCTGAAGCCTGCGATGTTTGTGGATACGGGGATCCCTATGCTGCTGCGTGAAATCTTTGCACTGGGGGCACGGAAGAACAGTCTGATCATCAAGGTGGCTGGCGGGTCGCAGGTTTTGGATAAACAGGGTATGTTTCGTATCGGTGAACGAAATTATACGGTTTTTAGAAAAGTTCTCTGGAAAAACGGATTACTTACGGCTGCGGAGGATGTCGGTGGCGACATTTCCCGAACAATGAGCTTAAGTATGAAAACGGGTGATGTGGTTCTTAAAACCCAGGGACAGGAGCGACTCTTATGA
- the uvrB gene encoding excinuclease ABC subunit UvrB, with the protein MNPVFKLISDYQPTGDQPQAIDALCDALAAGQCCVTLEGVTGSGKTFTISNVIQRLGRPAVVISHNKTLAAQLYAELKSFFPENAVEYFISYYDYYQPEAYIPQTDTFIEKDASINEEIERLRLAATDALINRKDVIIVASVSCIYGLGSPEDYRQMMIELTVGEEMDRDVLLQRLVEIQYNRNDIAPSSGLFSVKGETVDIYPSYNRKMLRVVFFGDEIESIRRMDPVSCHVEAELDSVCISPAKHFVMPQSKIDDALVAIQHEMEEQVAVFEKENKFIEAQRVRMRTEYDLEMMKEMGYCSGIENYSRHLAGREQGARPECLLDYIPGDFLTIIDESHVTIPQIRAMYNGDQARKQTLVQHGFRLPSALDNRPMNFDEFWGRTSQSIFVTATPGKYEKEVQAPIVRQVIRPTGIVDPPVEIRPLANQIDDLMEEIRRAAEAGERVLVTTLTKRTSEDLAAYLLDIGLRVKYLHSEIDAIERVEILRSLRQGEFDCLIGINLLREGLDLPEVALVAILDADKEGFLRSETALIQTAGRAARHLQGRVILYADHITDSMQRMMDKTAQRRAVQLEYNKTHHITPRAIKKSIQESLVLKKQAEKMNEQVMGGDSAQYDINEVLVQLEKEMLEAARLLEFERAAVLRDEMNQVKATLSGKTFTPPMKRQHKRKKPDFHKKNEKGKRR; encoded by the coding sequence GTGAATCCGGTCTTTAAACTCATTTCTGATTATCAGCCAACGGGTGACCAGCCACAGGCGATTGATGCATTGTGTGACGCTCTGGCTGCCGGACAGTGCTGTGTGACGCTGGAGGGCGTGACGGGATCCGGGAAGACCTTTACCATTTCCAATGTGATTCAGCGTTTGGGACGTCCCGCCGTGGTTATATCGCATAACAAAACACTGGCGGCGCAGCTGTATGCAGAATTAAAATCTTTTTTCCCTGAAAACGCCGTCGAATATTTCATCAGTTATTATGATTACTATCAGCCAGAAGCTTATATCCCCCAGACGGATACATTTATTGAGAAAGATGCCTCCATCAACGAGGAAATTGAACGCCTTCGATTGGCCGCCACGGATGCGCTGATTAATCGTAAAGACGTGATTATTGTGGCCTCCGTTTCCTGTATCTATGGCCTGGGCTCGCCGGAAGACTATCGGCAGATGATGATTGAACTCACTGTGGGAGAGGAAATGGATCGTGATGTCCTGCTCCAGCGGTTGGTGGAAATTCAGTATAATCGCAATGACATTGCCCCGTCATCCGGTCTGTTCTCGGTTAAAGGAGAAACCGTGGATATCTATCCTTCCTACAACCGGAAAATGCTGCGGGTTGTTTTCTTTGGCGATGAAATTGAATCCATTCGCCGGATGGATCCGGTATCCTGTCATGTTGAAGCAGAATTGGATTCCGTCTGCATTTCACCCGCAAAACATTTCGTTATGCCGCAGAGCAAGATTGATGATGCTCTGGTGGCGATTCAGCATGAAATGGAAGAACAGGTGGCCGTGTTTGAGAAGGAAAATAAATTTATCGAAGCGCAGCGCGTTCGTATGCGCACAGAATACGATCTGGAAATGATGAAGGAAATGGGCTACTGCTCCGGTATCGAAAACTATTCGCGCCATCTGGCAGGCCGTGAGCAGGGGGCGCGTCCGGAATGTCTACTGGATTATATTCCGGGTGATTTCTTAACGATTATCGATGAGTCACATGTGACGATTCCGCAGATACGAGCCATGTATAATGGCGATCAGGCTCGAAAACAAACGCTGGTACAGCATGGATTTCGCCTGCCGTCGGCACTGGATAACCGACCGATGAATTTTGATGAGTTCTGGGGACGCACCTCGCAGTCTATCTTTGTTACAGCCACGCCGGGTAAGTATGAAAAAGAAGTGCAGGCACCCATTGTGCGCCAGGTGATTCGTCCCACCGGTATTGTTGATCCGCCGGTTGAAATTCGCCCGCTGGCCAATCAGATCGATGATTTAATGGAGGAGATTCGTCGGGCAGCTGAAGCAGGCGAACGTGTTTTAGTGACCACGCTCACAAAACGCACCTCCGAAGATTTGGCTGCCTACTTGCTGGATATCGGGTTGCGGGTGAAATATCTGCATTCAGAAATTGATGCCATCGAACGGGTTGAAATTTTACGATCCCTGCGGCAGGGCGAGTTTGACTGTCTTATCGGGATTAACCTGCTGCGTGAAGGACTTGATTTGCCCGAAGTGGCGCTGGTTGCTATTTTAGATGCAGACAAAGAAGGGTTTTTGCGGTCGGAAACGGCACTGATACAAACGGCCGGTCGTGCTGCACGTCATTTACAGGGACGCGTGATTCTTTACGCTGATCATATCACGGATTCCATGCAGCGCATGATGGATAAAACGGCACAGCGCCGGGCCGTTCAGCTGGAATACAATAAAACCCATCACATCACGCCCCGAGCCATTAAAAAGTCTATTCAGGAAAGCCTCGTTTTGAAAAAACAGGCCGAAAAAATGAATGAACAGGTCATGGGAGGGGACAGCGCGCAGTATGACATTAATGAGGTACTGGTTCAGCTGGAAAAAGAAATGCTGGAAGCGGCCCGTCTGCTGGAATTTGAACGCGCTGCCGTTTTGCGTGACGAAATGAATCAAGTAAAGGCCACATTGAGCGGCAAAACCTTTACCCCCCCCATGAAGCGGCAGCATAAACGTAAAAAACCGGATTTTCATAAGAAGAACGAGAAAGGAAAACGGCGATGA